From Rutidosis leptorrhynchoides isolate AG116_Rl617_1_P2 chromosome 3, CSIRO_AGI_Rlap_v1, whole genome shotgun sequence, a single genomic window includes:
- the LOC139901455 gene encoding NADH dehydrogenase [ubiquinone] iron-sulfur protein 1, mitochondrial-like — MGLGLIASRTLRSRVFSSTNPGKTLIRTIVSTPELNKPEAVAETPVPEPDLPKRTPVAGARVHFPNPDDVIEVFVDGYPVKIPKGMTVLQACTVAGVDIPRFCYHDRLSIAGNCRMCLVEVEKSPKPVASCAMPALPGMKIKTDTPIAKKAREGVMEFLLMNHPLDCPICDQGGECDLQDQSMAFGSDRGRFTETKRSVVDKNLGPLVKTVMTRCIQCTRCVRFATEIAGVQDLGMLGRGSGEEIGTYVEKLMTSELSGNVIDICPVGALTSKPFAFKARNWELKGTETIDVTDAVGSNIRIDSRGPEVMRILPRLNEDINEEWISDKTRFCYDGLKRQRLNDPMIRGADGRFQPVSWRDALAVVAEVINQVKPEEIVGVAGKLSDAESMMLLKDFLNKMGSNNVWCEGNGKNVNADLRSGYLLNSGISGLEKADCFLLVGTQPRVEAAMVNARIRKTIRATQAKVGYIGAPADFNYEHQHLGTGPETLVEIAEGRHAFSSALSTAKNPAIIIGAGIFEREDKDAIFSLVQSIAAKNENLVRPDWNGINVLLLNAAQAAALDLGLVPESDNSIESAKFLYLMGADDVNLDKLPKDAFVVYQGHHGDKGVYRANVILPSAAFSEKEGTYENTEGCAQQTVPAVPTVGDAREDWKIIRAVSEVSGVRLPYDTISGVRSRIKTVAPNLVNVDEREPATFTTSVKPESSGKVSATPFGVTIDNFYMTDAITRASKIMAQCSALLKK, encoded by the exons ATGGGAttaggtttaatagcttccagaACCCTTCGATCTAGGGTTTTTTCATCAACCAATCCTGGAAAAACACTAATCCGAACCATCGTTTCAACACCGGAGCTCAACAAACCGGAAGCCGTAGCTGAGACGCCTGTGCCAGAACCCGATCTCCCGAAACGTACACCTGTTGCCGGAGCTAGGGTTCATTTCCCTAACCCCGATGACGTCATCGAGGTATTTGTTGATGGATATCCAGTTAAGATCCCAAAAGGTATGACTGTTTTGCAGGCGTGTACCGTCGCCGGAGTTGATATCCCCCGGTTTTGTTATCATGATCGTCTCTCTATTGCCGGTAATTGTCGGATGTGTCTTGTTGAGGTTGAAAAATCACCCAAACCTGTCGCTTCTTGTGCAATGCCTGCACTTCCAG GGATGAAAATCAAGACTGATACACCAATAGCTAAAAAGGCACGTGAAGGAGTGATGGAGTTTCTTCTAATGAACCATCCCCTTGATTGCCCAATCTGTGATCAAGGTGGAGAATGTGACCTACAAGATCAATCCATGGCCTTTGGATCTGATCGAGGTCGTTTTACCGAAACCAAAAGATCCGTCGTCGATAAAAATCTCGGTCCGCTGGTCAAAACCGTCATGACCCGATGCATCCAATGCACCAGATGCGTGCGGTTTGCAACCGAGATAGCCGGAGTTCAAGATCTCGGCATGTTGGGCCGTGGAAGTGGTGAAGAAATTGGCACGTACGTTGAAAAACTCATGACCAGTGAACTTTCGGGAAACGTAATCGATATCTGCCCTGTTGGCGCACTCACTTCTAAACCGTTTGCGTTTAAAGCTAGAAATTGGGAATTAAAAGGAACCGAGACCATTGATGTTACTGATGCTGTTGGTTCCAACATCCGTATCGATAGCCGGGGCCCAGAAGTCATGCGCATTCTCCCACGCTTAAATGAG GACATCAATGAGGAATGGATATCAGACAAAACACGTTTCTGTTATGACGGTTTGAAGAGACAGAGACTGAATGACCCGATGATTCGTGGTGCTGACGGGCGGTTTCAGCCTGTGAGCTGGCGGGATGCTCTTGCTGTGGTGGCTGAAGTAATCAACCAAGTTAAACCTGAGGAAATTGTTGGTGTTGCTGGTAAATTAAGTGATGCAGAATCTATGATGTTACTTAAAGATTTCTTGAACAAAATGGGGTCAAACAATGTGTGGTGTGAAGGAAACGGTAAGAATGTTAATGCAGATCTGCGTTCTGGATATCTTTTAAATAGCGGTATCAGTGGATTGGAAAAGGCCGATTGTTTTCTTCTAGTCGGTACCCAG CCAAGGGTGGAAGCTGCTATGGTTAATGCAAGAATTCGCAAAACGATTCGAGCCACCCAAGCTAAAGTTGGCTATATTGGTGCACCTGCCGATTTCAACTACGAACACCAGCATCTTGGCACAGGTCCTGAAACTCTAGTCGAGATAGCCGAGGGTCGCCACGCCTTCAGTTCAGCACTTTCGACCGCCAAAAACCCCGCCATCATAATCGGTGCCGGAATCTTCGAACGTGAAGATAAAGACGCCATTTTCTCACTTGTTCAATCAATCGCTGCCAAGAACGAAAACCTAGTCAGACCTGACTGGAACGGGATCAACGTTTTACTCCTCAATGCCGCTCAAGCTGCCGCCCTGGACCTTGGACTAGTGCCTGAATCTGATAACAGCATTGAATCGGCCAAGTTTTTGTACTTAATGGGTGCTGATGATGTAAACCTGGATAAGCTCCCGAAGGATGCGTTCGTTGTGTATCAGGGACACCATGGCGATAAAGGTGTGTACAGGGCTAATGTTATACTTCCGTCAGCAGCGTTTAGTGAAAAAGAAGGGACGTATGAAAATACGGAAGGATGTGCGCAACAAACGGTGCCAGCTGTCCCGACTGTGGGTGATGCTAGAGAAGACTGGAAGATCATAAGGGCAGTTTCGGAAGTTTCTGGTGTGAGGCTGCCATATGATACCATAAGTGGTGTTCGGTCACGAATTAAAACTGTTGCACCGAATCTTGTGAATGTTGATGAGAGAGAACCTGCTACGTTTACTACATCGGTGAAACCGGAGAGCTCTGGTAAGGTAAGTGCGACGCCATTTGGTGTTACGATTGATAACTTTTATATGACTGATGCGATTACAAGGGCGTCGAAGATAATGGCACAATGTAGTGCTTTGTTGAAGAAGTGA